The genomic segment GGGTCACAGCAAACTACCTCCTGGAGAACTTCATCAAGGTGGGCAAAGGAGCCTGGtgcccagcagggctggctgcactgGCCAGACTGCTCTGCACCTAACTGCTTCCTGCACCTGTTACTGTCTCTTTGCCCAGCGCGGGTGGCTTGGGGAATGGATCCAGCCCAAGAAGAAGACCCTGGGGGCCATGGACTTCGGGGGTGCTTCCACACAGATCACCTTTGAAACCAGGGACACCATTGAAGACCCCAGAAATGAGGTGATGCTGAAGCTGTATGGCCAGCCATACAAAGTGTACACCCACAGCTTCCTCTGCTATGGAAGGGACCAGGTCCTCAAGAGGCTGCTCTCAAAGCTCCTCCAGGTACTGGCACATGCTCACCCAGGGATGCTGGCTATCATCACACCAGCATTTATACAGGTTGGGAGGTGCTGCACCCCACATCCTTCAAAGCACTGCTTTAGACCTGTGATTACCTCCTGGGTTCAGGTTCGGGAGCCAGGGCAAGAAGGGGATGATTTGCAGAGAACCCAGGGTTGCTGGGACTCATGCTTTCTCTGTGGGCTTCTTCCAGCCCTGCTTTCCAGGACAGCCCTGGGGGGTGAGCTGCACACATTTCCCAGCCAACTCTTGGTTTTTGCCCCCTAAGCATCACCCATGGTTCCAGGGCTTCCTCCCACCCTCTCCATAAAGTGTTGTATTCAGCCTGTGCCAAATGTCCTGAGTCATCTCGAGACAACAGTGGCAACTGCTGTCTCCTGCAGTCCTTTGCATCCCAGGCTTGTCAGCATCTCCATGGTGGGAACCAGAGCCAAGCAAGTggtgccagggctgctgtggCACAGGGGAGCCAGGGTGATGGCACAGCTCACAGGGGCCCATGTGTTGCTCCTCCAGCAGGCTGAGAACTACCAAGCAACTGTCCCCAATCCCTGCTGGCCCACAGGCTACCACAAGAGCCTGTCATTGAGCAGCATCTACGATAGCCCCTGCACAGAGAAGGAGAGGCCCAGCCTTCCCCTCAACACCTTCGTCGCCATGGCTGGCACTGGGAATGGGAGCCTCTGTGCTCTGCACGTCAGCAAGCTCTTCAACTTCACCACCTGCTCCTTCTCCCGCTGTTCCTTCGATGGCATTTTCCAGCCTGAGGTTTCAGGAAACTTCATTGTAAGTCCCAGCATGGAGCAGGGTGGTGGTCTGGCTGTAGGATCTGCAGCAGTCCCCTGGCTCCCAAGTGTCATTTGTCAGCAAAGTCAAACCCCATCTCTGCAAGAGCGGTTGCTTGCATCCACCACAGGTTACACTATCTCTCTGTGGTGAAAGGGTTTGCTCCCAGCCTGTCCTACAGGTGTTTCCATTCCTCAGGCCTTCTCTGCCTTCTTCTACACGGTGGACTTCATCCAGACAGTGATGGAGAGACCTGTACACTTGCCCAAAGACCTGAAGGATGCTGCTGAGACCATCTGTGCCACCAGCTGGAGTGAGGTGGGCTCCCCTGGCACAGTGGGAAGGAGAGGGGTGATTCACGTGGGGCATCTCCTGGGCTCTGGGAGCATCTCTTGGAGGGGGCTGGGTGTCCTGGCACCTTCCCATAGCATGTAGGAAAGGGTTGGTGATGGCTTCCACATGGGACCAGGAGAGGTTCAGGTGGGTATGAGAAGTGCCTTGGCCAGCCAGATGCTACTTAGAACTTCGGGCTGCATAAACAAACCCTGGAACATACTGGCCTGaccccctttctctctcttcatgCATCCCATCCAGCTGCTCCAGAAGGCTCCTAAACTGGAGAAGAGGCTGTCAGATTACTGTGCTACCagcatgtttgtttatttgctcaCCACCAGAGGGTACAACTTCAACAACCATTCCTTCCCAAATATTGCCTTCCAGAAGAAGGTGGGTAACATCAGAGCACATATCCATCCCATAGTATTCATTTGACACTAGGCCAGAAAGCACTACAAAAGCGATCATCCCAAACCAAGAAAGAGCCAAGCAATGTTTGAAGAAAGATCTTGGGGAAAAGAGGCAGGATGGGACTCAGTTTTGGGGTTTATATTTTGGgatattgagaaaaaaatgatctGAGTTGACTGTAGGGTGGTCAAGGAGTCAGGAATTTCAAGGTCCTCCAGTTTGTCCTTGGCCCTCAAAACACTACTGATCTCAACCAACTATTTGGTCAAGCTCATTGGGAAATTACCTCAGGGTAGGATCCCACTTTTACCAAGTCCTTTCACCTACATGAACTGTGGGATGGGCAGCAAAG from the Anas platyrhynchos isolate ZD024472 breed Pekin duck chromosome 18, IASCAAS_PekinDuck_T2T, whole genome shotgun sequence genome contains:
- the ENTPD2 gene encoding ectonucleoside triphosphate diphosphohydrolase 2 isoform X1; translation: MARRVAAVLLLLALGCLLGILLLCLGSGDARGPPGFKYGIVLDAGSSHTAMFIYKWPADKENDTGVVSEHSMCDVEGPGISSYSSNPPAAGKSLEHCLNQALRDVPKEKHAVTPLYLGATAGMRLLNIANLEASNAVLSAVTAMLKSYPFDFRGAKILSGEEEGVFGWVTANYLLENFIKRGWLGEWIQPKKKTLGAMDFGGASTQITFETRDTIEDPRNEVMLKLYGQPYKVYTHSFLCYGRDQVLKRLLSKLLQQAENYQATVPNPCWPTGYHKSLSLSSIYDSPCTEKERPSLPLNTFVAMAGTGNGSLCALHVSKLFNFTTCSFSRCSFDGIFQPEVSGNFIAFSAFFYTVDFIQTVMERPVHLPKDLKDAAETICATSWSELLQKAPKLEKRLSDYCATSMFVYLLTTRGYNFNNHSFPNIAFQKKAGETSIGWALGYMLNLTNMIPAEKPASHKSMLYNYWVILILLFVVTTLTALVTAVYLLRHSKSSAI
- the ENTPD2 gene encoding ectonucleoside triphosphate diphosphohydrolase 2 isoform X2; the encoded protein is MARRVAAVLLLLALGCLLGILLLCLGSGDARGPPGFKYGIVLDAGSSHTAMFIYKWPADKENDTGVVSEHSMCDVEGPGISSYSSNPPAAGKSLEHCLNQALRDVPKEKHAVTPLYLGATAGMRLLNIANLEASNAVLSAVTAMLKSYPFDFRGAKILSGEEEGVFGWVTANYLLENFIKRGWLGEWIQPKKKTLGAMDFGGASTQITFETRDTIEDPRNEVMLKLYGQPYKVYTHSFLCYGRDQVLKRLLSKLLQAENYQATVPNPCWPTGYHKSLSLSSIYDSPCTEKERPSLPLNTFVAMAGTGNGSLCALHVSKLFNFTTCSFSRCSFDGIFQPEVSGNFIAFSAFFYTVDFIQTVMERPVHLPKDLKDAAETICATSWSELLQKAPKLEKRLSDYCATSMFVYLLTTRGYNFNNHSFPNIAFQKKAGETSIGWALGYMLNLTNMIPAEKPASHKSMLYNYWVILILLFVVTTLTALVTAVYLLRHSKSSAI
- the ENTPD2 gene encoding ectonucleoside triphosphate diphosphohydrolase 2 isoform X3; protein product: MFIYKWPADKENDTGVVSEHSMCDVEGPGISSYSSNPPAAGKSLEHCLNQALRDVPKEKHAVTPLYLGATAGMRLLNIANLEASNAVLSAVTAMLKSYPFDFRGAKILSGEEEGVFGWVTANYLLENFIKRGWLGEWIQPKKKTLGAMDFGGASTQITFETRDTIEDPRNEVMLKLYGQPYKVYTHSFLCYGRDQVLKRLLSKLLQQAENYQATVPNPCWPTGYHKSLSLSSIYDSPCTEKERPSLPLNTFVAMAGTGNGSLCALHVSKLFNFTTCSFSRCSFDGIFQPEVSGNFIAFSAFFYTVDFIQTVMERPVHLPKDLKDAAETICATSWSELLQKAPKLEKRLSDYCATSMFVYLLTTRGYNFNNHSFPNIAFQKKAGETSIGWALGYMLNLTNMIPAEKPASHKSMLYNYWVILILLFVVTTLTALVTAVYLLRHSKSSAI